Proteins encoded by one window of Gopherus evgoodei ecotype Sinaloan lineage unplaced genomic scaffold, rGopEvg1_v1.p scaffold_32_arrow_ctg1, whole genome shotgun sequence:
- the PPP1R18 gene encoding phostensin, producing the protein MASAPLPALPEWKLQLLERKRKEEEEARRREREQQDRMAKMPAWKREIIERRRAKQGSGASFSDTEGSGGGAGPPSAVAGPPSPGMGQEESTVLQEKIGPVHQNPFIQLEKRRKETVASEAEPAGAKAKQLMELYSQRPGVRTLRADNVIIIESVPGAAPPRPEWQGEAKSGSVESLNELLARRGGSVTEIRAGEVFIVKSALSRSVEDLNSFGQSHSEADCQQGLPEQRRGRVSKLLSRFGQEDPALRPLRSLSTENLADGSYERPLATRKPSGSAQHRSGTPSPPHDLPGLAPSPPPFTVASYRSQFEAKSEAWPESPPRRSPTGKAWGREAVSPERGARRDGGSPGTVVPGPRSREANSPDRGAWHCGSTLALVPGPQGTEATSPDRGTRGDGCAMAPGPRGREAASRERGARPGGGALAVGTGLQAREAMSPERRGSGLGAVIPGPLGRDVTSLDRGGRGDNGDASASGLPIDAILDAEAQAKAVASLRLHSRNSFVVVPRRAAASPPPDPGEVRQETSTSPPKAAAAPASTSSSSSPSREQLPLPASAEEPAEGEAMRRGGRGPRELGGPSALPHPAVQRRSGNTITINPRKALVPAVENGVESEGGPTALEKSASAPPKKRYPTAEEIQVIGGYLSLSKSCLAKNDPHRKKLKISFSESQLERTFQYPSEGSLLEEFGPPEESDVPACANPHGEDDEEEEELLLLHRGLPGVLRTKSLIVDESCRR; encoded by the exons ATGGCGTCAGCTCCATTGCCAGCCCTGCCAGAGtggaagctgcagctgctggagaggaaacggaaggaagaggaagaggcacGGCGCAGAGAGCGGGAGCAGCAGGACCGCATGGCCAAGATGCCAGCCTGGAAGCGGGAGATCATCGAACGACGCCGGGCCAAACAGGGCTCCGGTGCCTCCTTCTCGGACACGGAGGGCAGTGGTGGCGGAGCAGGACCCCCCTCGGCTGTGGCGGGGCCGCCCAGCCCCGGGATGGGCCAGGAGGAGAGCACCGTGCTGCAGGAGAAGATTGGCCCGGTGCACCAGAACCCCTTCATCCAGCTGGAGAAGAGGCGCAAGGAGACGGTGGCGTCGGAGGCCGAGCCAGCTGGTGCCAAGGCCAAGCAGTTGATGGAGCTGTACAGCCAGCGCCCTGGGGTGAGGACCCTACGAGCCGACAACGTCATCATCATTGAGTCAGTGCCGGGAGCGGCACCGCCGAGGCCCGAGTGGCAGGGGGAGGCCAAATCCGGCAGTGTGGAATCCCTGAACGAGCTTCTGGCCCGGCGCGGCGGGAGCGTGACCGAGATCCGGGCCGGCGAAGTCTTCATCGTCAAATCGGCCCTCAGCCGCAGCGTGGAAGACCTCAACTCCTTTGGCCAAAGCCACAGCGAGGCCGATTGCCAGCAGGGGCTCCCGGAGCAACGCCGCGGGCGTGTCAGCAAGCTGCTAAGCCGCTTCGGCCAGGAGGACCCAGCCCTGCGCCCACTCAGGTCCCTCAGCACCGAGAACCTTGCCGATGGTTCCTACGAACGCCCCCTGGCAACAAGGAAACCGTCTGGCTCGGCCCAGCACCGTAGTGGCACACCCAGCCCTCCCCACGACCTGCCAGGCCTGGCCCCCTCACCGCCTCCCTTCACCGTGGCTTCCTACCGCAGCCAGTTCGAAGCCAAGTCTGAGGCCTGGCCAGAGAGCCCTCCGCGGCGCTCACCCACCGGCAAagcatggggcagggaggctgtCTCGCCAGAGCGGGGAGCCAGGCGTGATGGTGGCAGCCCTGGCACGGTGGTGCCGGGTCCTCGGAGCAGGGAGGCCAATTCACCGGATAGGGGAGCCTGGCACTGTGGAAGCACATTGGCCTTGGTGCCAGGGCCTCAAGGCACGGAGGCCACCTCGCCAGATAGGGGAACTAGGGGTGATGGCTGTGCCATGGCGCCAGGACCACGAGGCAGAGAAGCCGCCTCACGGGAGAGGGGAGCCAGGCCTGGTGGCGGTGCATTGGCGGTGGGGACAGGCCTACAAGCCAGAGAAGCCATGTCACCGGAGAGGCGTGGCAGTGGCTTGGGTGCGGTGATACCAGGCCCGCTGGGCAGAGACGTCACCTCTCTGgacaggggtggcaggggggacaatGGAGACGCCTCAGCCTCAGGCCTGCCCATCGACGCCATATTGGATGCCGAGGCCCAGGCCAAAGCTGTGGCCAGCCTGCGTCTCCATTCGCGCAACTCCTTCGTGGTGGTGCCGCGCCGGGCggccgcctcccctcccccagaccccGGCGAGGTTCGGCAGGAAACCAGCACTTCTCCTCCAAAGGCTGCCGCTGCTCCGgcctccacttcctcctcctcctcccccagtcgCGAGCAGCTTCCCCTCCCGGCCAGCGCCGAGGAGCCGGCCGAGGGGGAGGCCATGAGGCGCGGGGGCCGggggccccgggagctgggggGCCCCTCCGCCCTGCCCCACCCGGCCGTGCAGCGCCGGAGCGGCAACACCATCACCATCAATCCCCGCAAGGCGCTGGTGCCAGCCGTAGAGAACGGCGTGGAGAGTGAGGGGGGTCCCACGGCGCTCGAGAAGTCTGCCAGCGCCCCACCGAAGAAGCGCTACCCCACTGCAGAGGAGATCCAGGTGATCGGGGGCTACCTGTCCCTGTCGAAATCCTGCCTGGCGAAGAATGACCCCCACCGCAAAAAG ttgAAGATCTCGTTCAGTGAGAGCCAGCTGGAGCGCACCTTCCAGTACCCATCCGAGGGGTCCCTGCTGGAGGAGTTTGGGCCCCCCGAGGAGTCGGACGTGCCGGCCTGTGCCAACCCCCACGGGGAGGAcgacgaggaagaggaggagctgctgcttctcCATCGCGGCCTGCCGGGTGTGCTCAGGACCAAATCCCTCATCGTGG ATGAATCCTGCAGGCGGTAA